The genomic DNA TTCGGTTTTTGAGATGAAATGTAGTCGTTAGCGACGGTTAGTCTGCAACCGGAAAAGCAGAGGATCGGGATTGAGAAAGAGTAAGGGATGCAAAGAGAGATGAAGAGCCTGGCTGCTGCTGCTACGGCTGCGAACGGACCCCACATGAACAAGACCAGTGTGTTCATTAGTGTTGGTTTGATCGCGAGCCTACCGTCGTGGAATATCAATGGTTTGGGGTATTGGCTTCGTGGTAGGGTTTGCCAGCTTCTCTTGTCGGATCTTTTCACGAAATAAATTTCCTGTTATCGAGAAAAAGACAAGAGATTCAGTTAAGTTCAACGTGAAACACAATGAATGAAAATACCTAACCAAAACTCAGTTACTAGTATTGGAATCCAAATCTACAAGATATATATTCACTGTCATGACTAATAACTATGCACACAGGTTATATCGTCGATATCGATTcgttatttctcttttaatttgtttgccTTTTTCATATTGttataaattatttcattttcgCAATCTGGCAAGGTTGTGACTCACCGTCACTACCAATCGGCAATATACATACCTATTTAATTCTTTGTCGCTTTTACTATTTATAGATCATGATCtagatattaataatatcaatatCTATATTTTTGGCAGCTTCAATTTTTAGTAGTTAAAACATTCTCGTTTGgtattatcaaaaatattcttttatatcaactactatatagttttaaaaccGTGAACGTAAAcgcaaattttttaaaaataatatagagaCTGACCTGGCAAAACTGAGAGAATAGATACCGATGAAGAGAGGTATTGAAGGATGTGATCCCAATAACACGACCGGTGCTTAATCTCTCTTTACGAACCAACTCATCAAAGACAAGATCATGTTTGGTCTTATCCTCCATGATCCCTAAGTAATATCCTCCAACGACTTTCATTTCTCTCCCGACCACAACATCAATCTCCAAGTAATCTCTCAAGAACCCTTCGATCATAACTTGAGGAAGATCATCACTCACTCCGATTCTCTTCCCTCCTCTCTTCAACACTTCGAACATCTCGAGCCCAACATCTTCTAGAAAGTGTTTAGGCAAAACCGCTCTCCCCGCTCTAAAACCTTCTTTTTTGATGCCGAAGAAGCTCACCATTACCATCACTTTGACACCCATCTCGTGGCTCATCAAGCTTATAAATGGATAGAGAATGAAAAGGATAAATGACCTTACTACACTTCCGGCCTCGAATGCCACGAGCATGAAGTAAGGGAAGAGGGAGTTGGACTTGAGAAGAGCTCCTTCTACGTTGAAGATCAGTGTGTGGCGTGATAGGTCGGattgaaggagagaagaagggccattttggtattttggtttcGGGTTCCGGTATCTTCGGAGGATGAACCGGTAGAAGAGAAAGACAAGAGACTGGAATATTGGAATCTTAGCggacatatttgttttttacagaaagcaaagctttttgttttgtttggtattaGGCACTGCATGTTGGAGAGCAATTGAGGGGGTGTTTATATAGCAAGACCATGACAAAATTACCCATAAACGTGTTGCAGATTTACAAGAAATTGCCATTGATGGTTAACGTACAGCTTGCATGATTATACATTAAATGAGATTACCAAGTGAACATGTGAATAGTatatttgaaaagtatataCGCGTGTCTGAGTAGACCAAAACTTTTGTTACCAAGAGTATGAGTCAAagcttttgtttaatttttaattataatttataagtataattattttggtttgaataAAATAACATTAGTCAAAGCTAGCTAGTGTATATAAATCGGAGATAACTTACATAGTACGTGACTACAAGTCTTGTTCCACTTATTTGTATTCAAatgttatcattattttttaactGAGCGAAACGGATACGTCAACTTTTacagttatatatataccaaacaataaaatatatgtgaTGGAGAGATCCGTTTAATATTGCGTATTATTCTCTTGGAATGGTtatctcttatttttatttcgaATTGGTTACTATTATATCTCCAAGTCGGAATGTTTCATTAAATGCTTAGAAAGTCAATAAGAActtctctttgttgttgtttatatgacAAGAACGTAATTGTTAGTAACTATGAGTAATGATAGAGAAATCATACGACTTAAGTATGAAGatatttaaatcattaataGGTAGGTAGTTGTGTTAGAGCAAAATTGAATTTTCGTATTCGTAACTATCGTTCATTGATCGGTTGTATTCGAGAAGGGAAATTAAAGGGTCCACTTACATCCAAATTATATTATCTTGAcaccaaacaagaaaacagaaaaactgTCCTACAAATATTAAGCACAGATATTGAGAAAATCAATTGTTGGCCCAAAGATAATTCGTTAATTAAATGAAATGAATGTAGTCCATAAAGGTTAAGATCCAATTAATATTGCACAACCTACAACTAATTCCAAGTTAAAGGATAACCAACATGAAgtcatatacatatacatttcCAATCTTGGTTATAAAGAACAATAGGATGGTCTTTTGAGCGCAACCTCTTCCCCAATAATTGCATAATACGAATTGATGGGTAAAAGTTGAAAATGTAGGAAAATGTGGGGATGATATCAATAAAGACAGTTCAAAAACGCATTGAATGCTAATGAGTCGCCGGCCACGTTTACAAACTGTGTGGTGTTTGCGTGGGCGTGGGATGAGGATCTCTTTCTAGCTTAAAAGTttattctattaattttttaactttggTCAAATGGTAAAATATTCGTATCATTCTTTGGTTTTTCGAGATACATAAATTTAACTGTCGGTTTAAGTATTTCTACATTAATACTACAACTCTCGAAGACATTACGGTGTACGTCACTGTACTTTATTAAGAAAGAGATGGaagtttccaaatttaatttgaaacggaacggatatatatttttgtatcttgctttctcttcttcttgttactcTCGGCAATCTTTGAGTATGCAATTTTACAAACtatctgtttcttttttcttttgaatatatttttacgCTCCTACCATAGAAATCATTAAAACATTAAACGAGGTATAGCTAGAtagggaagaaacaaaaaaaaaccattgatttTAAGATATATGGATCAATACATCCCTCTTTACTCAGCATGGCTTGTGAAAGACTAGAAtcaaagtttatttttcttgaaaaagactcgaatcaaagtttcttatataattttaaaaaggtaTTTTGCTGAGTCCATGACTCATGAATGTCCTGTTCATGAGTTGACGAACATACTTGTAATAAAAACGATAACTTAGACAGAGTTGTAGATTTAATAGATCGATTCACAAAACACAAGCTAGAACGACaacttagagagagagacagagaaaatACCGCATTGCATTTGAATATCATGTATTTTTCGTTAGCTTAGGCTCAAATCTATGTATACACAAGCTATTATCTAGATTTGGTCATATTTGGATTATTGGATATCACACATCAAGACTTCTGTTCACACTAAAATTCAAATACAATCTTATCTTCTAATGAGATCAAATTAACTTATGTTCACACGCTAAGAATTTAGTAGTATCCAAACTTAGAAATTTAGTaggaaaaaatacatttaagtGTCATTGTCGTAAACACATATATCTAAACACACAGACACAGTTTGTAACCCGTCATGTGAATCAATATACAAGTTGTTTGATCGTCAAACCCCAAACAGAAAAAtcatttagaagaagaagaaaccctcaacttcaagaaataaacaaataaacaaacccTTAATCATATACCAATTTTCTACTAATTCAAAATTTCGTCGAAAAATGCATGGTaggaaatattttctatcaTAAGTTTCTTAGTCattcatgatgatttttttcttttctttttaatgatgCTTTCTTGTAGTATAAatgggaaaaataaaataaaaggaattggAGAAAGAGTTGACTCTTAGAAGCATGAGAAAGCTTGAAGTTGAAGATGAAGGGCTTAAATTAAGCTTAGACGAGTTAATTTTAATGCATGATCCGCGTAAAGTGGACGTAACATGCAAGGTACGTACATTTCCCTTTTTCATGTATAATTAAGGTTTGTACCcttgacacaaaaaaatatgaaattctcttatagtataataaaagattaaaaaaaaaggttttgggAAATGAAAAACTTTACAACACACAACATGGGTGTGTAGTATAATCAACTTGCATTCTAATTCATATGTCTATAGTCATTAATTATCCAGTAGTACCAAAAGCCTCCGAAATAGAACAACtaagttttcgttttttttttctgttgccaacaagtaaaagaagaagaacaacaataaTAGATGAATTGAAAAGGACAGACGTGACGTGctatctttttataatttaagagATACGTATTAACGTATACTTGGTCCAAAACAAAGAGATACGTATACAAAAAGTATTCAATGCGACTCAACCGTTGTCATCGATTTTGAACTGAACCGACTcggaaacaaaatttgttttggtttataagattttaatttgtttaaaccGATAAAGCTTATTagcaaaaccaaactaaaaaagACTTTTCCATTAAACATACCAATACAAAGTTTCTCACAATCCATTATTGGTTTGCAACTTGTCATGGGTCCATGATGGCGATCAAacattctaaaaatcaaaatagaaacaaaactaaataaacattctaagaaagaaaaaaaaacaaacagaaacgCAATGAACTGAATAAAATCAGAGATGTTTATttgcttacaaaaaaaaaacagagatactAAAAAGGTTATGTTTagtgatgattttttttccttctccgaTTCAaacaattcatatatatatttttggttgttgttatgGTTGGTAGCtgttcaaaagaaagaaaaaaaatgaatgcgAAGTATTTATAAATAGTGTCGGTTTTGTTATGTGTGAAAGCCGTTAAAACGTTGTAGCGTGTAATTGGGTAATGCTGTCTTTTTCAGTATCTATCAAGACTTATAAATGATTGTTGTGAGAAATTTTATCAGGAGATATTTAGTCTTTTTCatcaattgaaaaaacaaaaattttcaaacaGGAAAGTGTACATAGAATTCTTTTCCCTAACGAGAAACGTATTTATCAactatcattttcttttctttatatccTTTCTATGAAACAGACATTTATAAAGTAAGAAAACTATAATCACTATCAAATCACTAATCATCATAATCTCTTTTGTATCAGTTTCTTCAGATAATCACCATCAGCTTCATTGTTTAGGTCATAAGACTCATTCGCTGTACAAAGTACAAACCTAACCTCAGAGAAGCTAAGGATGAAAACATGAGCAGAATCATTCATAAGAATATATACAGGAAAGAGAAGTACAGAGACAAAACATGTGAAATACCACAAGAACAGAGCAAAGGAACAAAATAGAGATATGTCAAGaatttacaaacaaacaaaacacatatctagtgtttttttttgggttacatTACATGAATCTGAAGAGAGACTCATCTAGTAACTTCTCTTGTGTTTTCTTCATTGTCTGCACCTGAGACCCTCTTATACCTGAGATTTACACACAATACCATcagtaagaagaagagattgcTCGGATTCTTAGTTAAATCTGTACAGAAACAATTGTCTCTGATCCGTTCAGagtgataaagaaaaaaagttgaggGATCCCACCTGAAAGAAGTATTTGGGCTAGGATCGATTCTCTCACGAGGAGCAAACTCATTGTAGAACTGAACAGAGACCATACGGTTATTGGCTGAATTATTTGGTGCAGGTGAATTATCTGAATTCAAACTTGCATTGCTAGTAAAGAACCCTGCGAAAGAGAAAGACAAATTCAGGGTgtttttatgaaacaacaagAGCTTTAGCACAAATTTGACCAAAGATCTCCTTGCTAAAACAAAATGATGATATGTATGTGATTGCTAAAGAACCAACTTTACACAAAGATGAAGAGTTTGTGGGTTCTTTTATAGGCAGAAACATGTAAATGCAATAGCAACTATGTGAAACCAAACAGATATAACAATTTTGGGTTCTCAGctaaagaaacaaacttaaTCAAAGAAACTTCAAATGATGTATACCTTGAAAGATTAAGAAGACGAAGAATATAACAGTCACTATCATGGCGAAAATGCTACTGCAGGGAGAGGAGGACTTTGCTGCTTTCAATCTTCTCAGTGTTTTCATCCGTTCAATACGAGCACGTTTCCTCATAGCAAGCTCCGTGATTTCCCTCATCAACTTCTGGTCATTAGCACTCAGCAACGGGCCTTTCGGAGGCCTCGGCGGCTTTGAAGGTTTTCTAGTCTTCTTATACTTAACATTATCAAACTTTATATCCGAAAGATCTAAACTTTGACTGCTTCGTTCTCTCCTCTTTCCATCTCCCATCAAAGGGTCTgccatatcatcatcatcagcagcacTCTTTTCAGACCCATCAAAACTCAAACGCCCACTCCAAACATCATGATTCAAAACGTTCTCTGAATCCCCTTGTGCTGCTGAAACAAGATTCGTAGTGATATCTTGTGTCTCATTGAATCTACCGTTTTCAATGTCTACATCAAGATCTTCTTCTCCTGAAACAATTTGATCCATCccccacaaacacaaaacaaaagctGATCAAAATCCTTATCTATCCCCTGAAACTCAAATAATCCTATATAGAGGCTTCCTCAACTCCAAAGACTTGCTCTTTTAATTAACTCCTTTCGTCCTCCTAACATATCAAGCAAATGGGATTAGCATAACAAATTCATCCACGAAACTGCAAAGAAGCATGAACAAAATCTGATACCAACAAATGTCTAATATGGTTTAGCTAAAACCCTAACATCACAGAATCACGTAAGCGCTGGAATCCACCAAACAAACCAGTGAAACCGTTAAATCATATTTAGTAAATCCTCTAATTTCTAAGAACAAACCAaacgagaaagaaaaagtttgaaactttttggAAACTTGAAgcttattattaaatttctccGTTTCGAAGAACGAATGGAAGACAAATGAACCCATTTGTGAAACCCAGAATCTAAAAAGAGAAACCTTTATCAAAGATTTCAACTTTAAAACgaagctaaagaagaaaacagaaaaattacaAACCCAGAAGAAACTCACGGAATCAAGCATAATAGCTGGGAATGTCGGAAGCCCTTGATGCTGCGAGATACGAGGAAGACAAAAAGGAACAACTTTGAATCCAATTTTGggaaaggaaagagagagagtgaccaACCCAAAATTAGGGTTCATAAAAGGGGTCagatttttttgatttcttttttcttttgtatctcGATTAAATccgttttttgaaaaaaaaaaaaaaaaaaaaagacacaacaaaacacaacacacaagaaTGTCTTTTGGATTGTAATGTCGCCGAACAAATTGAAAATTGAGAAAAACTTCTGAAGACGTGCCAGCTTTGTTCAGCATCTACGGACTTTAGGGGGgtcttcttttttatattttgttttctttctttttcaatatagaataattttataattagcaaatcaaaacatagaaagaaaaacaaaaaaaattaggaaacaaATACACACTTATTATAccaataaattgtttttttagaaagtaaataaacCACTAAATATGGATAagcttctttcatttttct from Camelina sativa cultivar DH55 chromosome 2, Cs, whole genome shotgun sequence includes the following:
- the LOC104713535 gene encoding uncharacterized protein LOC104713535, encoding MDQIVSGEEDLDVDIENGRFNETQDITTNLVSAAQGDSENVLNHDVWSGRLSFDGSEKSAADDDDMADPLMGDGKRRERSSQSLDLSDIKFDNVKYKKTRKPSKPPRPPKGPLLSANDQKLMREITELAMRKRARIERMKTLRRLKAAKSSSPCSSIFAMIVTVIFFVFLIFQGFFTSNASLNSDNSPAPNNSANNRMVSVQFYNEFAPRERIDPSPNTSFRYKRVSGADNEENTREVTR
- the LOC104713526 gene encoding probable glycerol-3-phosphate acyltransferase 3, which translates into the protein MSAKIPIFQSLVFLFYRFILRRYRNPKPKYQNGPSSLLQSDLSRHTLIFNVEGALLKSNSLFPYFMLVAFEAGSVVRSFILFILYPFISLMSHEMGVKVMVMVSFFGIKKEGFRAGRAVLPKHFLEDVGLEMFEVLKRGGKRIGVSDDLPQVMIEGFLRDYLEIDVVVGREMKVVGGYYLGIMEDKTKHDLVFDELVRKERLSTGRVIGITSFNTSLHRYLFSQFCQEIYFVKRSDKRSWQTLPRSQYPKPLIFHDGRLAIKPTLMNTLVLFMWGPFAAVAAAARLFISLCIPYSFSIPILCFSGCRLTVANDYISSQKPNSSQGKGRLFVCNHRTLLDPLYVAFALKEKNIKTVTYSLSRVSEILAPIKTVRLNRDRVSDGQAMETLLTEGDLVVCPEGTTCREPYMLRFSPLFTEVSDVIVPVAVTVHVTFFYGTTASGLKAFDPLFFLMDPYPSYNVEFLDPVSSATCQDSDGKSKFEVANHVQSEIGKALDYECTKLTRKDKYLILAGNNGVVKKN